One window from the genome of Commensalibacter oyaizuii encodes:
- a CDS encoding IMPACT family protein — translation MDKNNIIYQLTGPYQYKQEIKKSIFLAHAIPVVSEDQVHEWLHKLRVSEATHNCWAYRIGQKYRSDDDGEPSGTAGRPILQVIEKQNFDQVLILVIRWFGGIKLGAGGLIRAYGGTAAQCLRQAPCAEYIPQKTASILCSFSDHALLKARITEYDAQIIAEEFGAEVEMKITVPEDAYNALYDRVLDLTRGQAVVIEAD, via the coding sequence ATGGATAAAAACAATATTATTTATCAACTAACTGGACCTTATCAATATAAACAGGAGATTAAAAAAAGTATCTTTTTAGCTCATGCTATCCCTGTGGTTTCAGAAGATCAGGTTCACGAATGGTTGCATAAGTTAAGGGTGTCAGAGGCCACCCACAATTGTTGGGCCTATCGCATTGGTCAAAAATATCGCAGCGATGATGATGGCGAACCCTCTGGTACAGCAGGGCGTCCAATTTTACAGGTGATTGAAAAACAAAATTTTGATCAGGTGCTGATTTTGGTTATTCGTTGGTTTGGAGGGATTAAATTGGGGGCCGGTGGGTTAATTCGTGCCTATGGGGGTACAGCCGCCCAATGTTTACGCCAAGCCCCTTGTGCGGAGTATATTCCTCAAAAGACGGCTAGTATTTTGTGTTCTTTTTCAGATCATGCTCTATTAAAAGCAAGGATTACAGAATATGATGCCCAAATAATTGCAGAGGAATTTGGAGCAGAGGTAGAAATGAAAATTACTGTCCCCGAAGATGCATATAACGCATTATATGATCGAGTTTTGGATCTTACTCGGGGACAGGCTGTTGTAATAGAAGCAGATTAA
- the tldD gene encoding metalloprotease TldD: MTDPINALAMTDELFFNPSSSQLDRHQTEKSVHETLTGMDDGELFLEYRESEMISIDDGTIRTATTDITSGFGLRSVLNTETGFAHSNELNDKALKRASETVSQLKLQQTGTMSDNPIPTNQRLYHPENPLQQGSFSARATLLHEINDYARGKDKRVVQVSASISGEWQAVQIIRANHFRVADIRPLIRLNVTVITEENGRREVGSFGCGGRYGYDEITQEHLWKSAVDEALRQSLVNQHSKPAPAGEMDVVLGSGWPGILLHEAIGHGLEGDFNRKGTSAFAGLMGKKIAAPGVTVVDDGTISERRGSLSIDDEGTPTQRTTLIEDGILTGFIYDRLNARLMNKQSTGNGRRQSFAYTPIPRMTNTFMLAGQAPLDDMISNTKRGIYAVNFGGGQVDITSGKFVFSTSEAYLIEDGKVTHPVKGATLIGNGADALTKITMIGDKMELDKGVGTCGKAGQGVPVGVGQPALKMSGLTVGGTDL; this comes from the coding sequence ATGACTGATCCCATCAATGCACTGGCTATGACTGATGAATTATTTTTTAATCCATCTTCCAGTCAGCTTGACCGTCACCAAACCGAAAAATCTGTCCATGAAACATTAACAGGAATGGATGACGGAGAATTGTTTTTGGAGTATCGCGAAAGCGAAATGATCAGTATTGATGACGGCACCATTCGTACTGCAACAACTGATATTACCTCTGGTTTTGGTTTACGCTCTGTCCTGAATACAGAAACTGGATTTGCCCATTCCAATGAATTAAATGACAAAGCATTAAAACGTGCCAGCGAAACAGTAAGCCAGTTAAAATTGCAACAAACTGGCACCATGTCCGATAATCCTATCCCAACCAATCAACGGCTATACCATCCTGAAAATCCTTTACAACAAGGCAGTTTTTCAGCACGGGCAACTCTGTTGCATGAGATTAACGACTATGCACGTGGAAAAGATAAACGTGTCGTGCAAGTCAGTGCCTCCATCTCTGGGGAGTGGCAAGCCGTTCAAATTATACGAGCAAATCATTTCCGTGTGGCTGATATTCGCCCTTTGATAAGATTAAATGTCACAGTTATTACCGAAGAAAACGGCCGCAGAGAGGTCGGATCGTTTGGATGCGGTGGACGGTATGGATATGACGAAATCACCCAAGAACATTTATGGAAAAGTGCCGTTGACGAAGCTTTGCGCCAATCCTTAGTCAATCAACACAGCAAACCTGCCCCTGCTGGGGAAATGGATGTTGTCTTAGGATCAGGCTGGCCTGGCATTTTGCTACACGAAGCAATTGGTCATGGATTAGAAGGTGACTTTAACCGCAAAGGTACCTCTGCCTTTGCGGGCCTGATGGGCAAGAAGATTGCCGCCCCTGGTGTGACTGTTGTTGACGATGGTACAATTTCTGAACGTCGTGGCAGTCTGAGCATTGATGACGAAGGCACCCCTACTCAACGCACAACTTTAATCGAGGATGGGATTTTAACAGGTTTTATTTATGATCGGTTAAATGCCCGATTAATGAATAAACAATCCACTGGAAACGGTCGACGTCAATCTTTTGCGTATACCCCTATTCCCAGAATGACCAATACCTTTATGTTGGCGGGGCAAGCACCATTAGATGATATGATTTCCAATACCAAACGCGGAATTTATGCGGTTAATTTCGGTGGTGGACAAGTCGATATTACATCAGGTAAATTTGTTTTCTCTACCTCTGAGGCCTATTTAATTGAAGATGGTAAAGTGACCCATCCTGTAAAAGGGGCCACCCTCATTGGCAATGGTGCAGATGCCTTAACAAAAATCACCATGATTGGCGATAAAATGGAACTTGATAAAGGTGTTGGTACTTGTGGTAAAGCGGGCCAAGGCGTACCCGTAGGTGTCGGACAACCTGCGCTTAAAATGTCTGGATTAACCGTTGGGGGAACAGATCTTTAA
- a CDS encoding COX15/CtaA family protein: MNNNKYISNWLFFICFLLLCMIALGGYTRLTGSGLSIMDWKPITGMLPPLSHDEWVREFDLYKTIPQYKILNNGFGLEGFKQIFWAEWSHRFLGRIIGLVIFIPLIFFYYKKMISKALSLRLILFVILGGLQGGIGWFMVHSGFRPDSTAVEPVRLVLHLMCALALYIAILWTALSVRHPEPNRMRRSVAEITFTVRKLLFVDCALLLITIVAGGFTAGTHAGHSFNTFPLMNGHLVPSDYASMSPFLANWFENIAAIQFNHRLLATITVIMILTTVFIGLKATLDKPIKDSLMLMGWAVIIQYVLGITTLLLVVPVWAGTVHQAFAVVLLTTLIIALHRSRTPKTVTD; the protein is encoded by the coding sequence ATGAATAATAATAAATATATTTCAAACTGGTTATTCTTTATTTGCTTCCTTCTTTTGTGCATGATTGCACTGGGGGGATATACACGATTAACTGGCTCTGGGTTATCCATTATGGATTGGAAACCTATTACAGGGATGCTGCCCCCCCTTAGCCATGATGAGTGGGTTAGGGAATTTGATTTATATAAAACAATTCCTCAATATAAAATTTTAAATAACGGCTTTGGTCTGGAAGGATTCAAGCAAATTTTTTGGGCGGAATGGAGTCATCGCTTTTTAGGCAGGATTATCGGATTGGTAATTTTTATTCCTTTAATCTTTTTTTATTATAAAAAAATGATTTCCAAAGCACTTTCTCTTCGGTTGATTTTGTTTGTTATCTTAGGGGGATTACAGGGGGGTATTGGTTGGTTTATGGTGCATTCTGGCTTTAGACCTGATAGTACAGCCGTTGAACCTGTAAGATTAGTTTTGCATCTAATGTGTGCGCTGGCACTTTATATTGCGATTTTATGGACTGCATTGTCAGTACGTCATCCAGAACCAAATAGGATGCGCAGATCCGTTGCAGAAATTACATTTACAGTCCGTAAACTCCTTTTCGTTGATTGTGCACTTCTGTTAATAACTATTGTTGCTGGTGGCTTTACCGCTGGCACTCATGCAGGACATTCCTTTAATACGTTTCCCTTAATGAATGGCCATTTAGTTCCCAGCGATTATGCCTCTATGTCCCCATTTTTGGCAAACTGGTTTGAAAATATTGCAGCCATTCAATTTAATCACCGTTTATTGGCAACCATTACGGTTATTATGATTTTAACAACAGTTTTTATCGGGTTAAAGGCAACTTTGGATAAACCAATCAAAGATTCACTAATGCTGATGGGATGGGCTGTAATTATTCAATATGTGCTTGGTATAACCACCTTATTGCTTGTCGTCCCAGTATGGGCAGGAACTGTTCATCAGGCGTTTGCCGTTGTCCTGTTAACAACCCTTATCATTGCCCTACATCGCTCACGCACCCCTAAAACGGTCACAGACTGA
- a CDS encoding TVP38/TMEM64 family protein has product MKSSKSPTKISLLQQFYKPLLMVGGIIIVAWLARYFHGVDIFLNDHHLLRRGLQGRLLFLLIAILMCSVGFPRQVVCLTAGVVYGFVWGCLYAIIATVVGAFITYTWALWLGRDWAKKYLAHKKLQKIDRFIRANPFHAVLICRLMPVGSSVLLNTTAGVVGIRLLPFITATFLGSTPQTIVFVLLGGGVRIGHTGQIILSAVLFFLSAGLGIFLMKRTLGKKNDLLLP; this is encoded by the coding sequence ATGAAAAGCAGTAAATCCCCCACGAAAATATCTTTATTGCAGCAGTTTTATAAACCATTACTCATGGTTGGGGGTATTATTATTGTTGCATGGTTGGCTCGTTATTTTCATGGTGTCGATATTTTCTTAAATGATCATCACTTATTAAGACGGGGGCTACAGGGTCGGCTTTTGTTTTTATTAATTGCAATTTTAATGTGTTCTGTCGGATTCCCTCGACAGGTGGTATGCCTTACCGCGGGGGTAGTTTATGGATTTGTATGGGGTTGCTTGTATGCAATAATTGCCACGGTTGTTGGGGCTTTTATAACCTATACTTGGGCATTATGGTTGGGACGTGATTGGGCAAAAAAATATTTAGCACATAAAAAACTGCAAAAAATTGACCGTTTTATACGTGCTAATCCTTTTCATGCTGTGTTGATTTGTCGGTTGATGCCAGTTGGATCTTCTGTATTACTAAATACAACAGCGGGCGTTGTAGGTATTCGGTTACTTCCTTTTATTACTGCAACATTTTTAGGTAGTACCCCTCAAACGATTGTTTTCGTTTTGTTGGGTGGTGGGGTTCGTATAGGTCACACAGGTCAGATTATTTTAAGTGCTGTCTTGTTCTTCCTGTCCGCGGGGTTAGGAATTTTTTTGATGAAACGAACCCTAGGAAAAAAAAATGATTTGTTATTACCTTAG
- a CDS encoding glutathione S-transferase family protein, whose protein sequence is MKLYTKPGACSTADHIALHWSRAEFESENVTPETLQDANFLKLNPSGQIPVLVDGSFVLTQNVAILTYIAEKFPQSRLLGDGSILQKAEALRWLAFVNADIHPAFSLIFGGKKYSNDPAVIDALDKGARARLQKLYTQANVQLSGKEWIAGFRSVADPYLFMTLRWAELLKIDLSSFEHLNKFYQKMTKDHGVIAAFEAEGLQLS, encoded by the coding sequence ATGAAACTTTATACAAAACCAGGGGCCTGTTCAACGGCAGATCATATTGCTTTGCATTGGAGTAGAGCTGAATTCGAAAGTGAGAATGTTACCCCTGAAACTTTACAAGACGCAAATTTTCTGAAGTTAAATCCATCGGGACAAATTCCTGTATTGGTTGATGGTTCTTTTGTTTTGACACAAAATGTTGCCATATTGACTTATATCGCTGAAAAATTTCCACAATCTCGATTACTGGGGGATGGATCTATTTTGCAAAAGGCAGAAGCATTACGTTGGCTGGCATTTGTTAATGCGGATATTCACCCAGCTTTCAGTTTGATTTTTGGTGGTAAAAAATATAGCAACGATCCTGCTGTGATTGATGCATTGGATAAAGGGGCACGTGCACGATTACAAAAATTGTATACGCAGGCAAACGTGCAATTATCAGGCAAAGAATGGATTGCTGGGTTTCGCAGTGTTGCCGATCCGTATTTATTTATGACTTTAAGATGGGCTGAGTTATTAAAGATTGATTTATCTTCTTTTGAGCATCTAAATAAATTTTATCAGAAAATGACTAAAGATCATGGTGTTATTGCTGCGTTTGAAGCAGAGGGACTGCAGTTGTCCTAG